One genomic window of Acidovorax radicis includes the following:
- a CDS encoding DUF3164 family protein has translation MTEKSIPNGYWEDANGALIPVSKIKDIDKDRHRTVSDLCEAAIKQHTELAAFKTNAMAEVTEFIDRSLAEYDVKHGGKKGNVTLISFDGRYKVVRQMQESLVFDERLMAAKALIDECIQRWSKGSNAHIKVLVNDAFQVDQAGKISTGRVLGLRRLKIDDETWLRAMAAISDSMQVASTKPYIRFYERDARGEYVAINLDMAAV, from the coding sequence ATGACCGAGAAATCCATCCCCAACGGCTACTGGGAAGACGCCAACGGCGCCCTGATCCCCGTCTCCAAGATCAAGGACATCGACAAGGACCGTCATCGCACGGTTTCTGACCTGTGCGAGGCCGCCATCAAGCAGCACACAGAGTTGGCCGCTTTCAAGACCAATGCCATGGCCGAGGTGACCGAGTTCATCGACCGCAGCTTGGCCGAATACGACGTGAAGCACGGTGGCAAGAAGGGGAACGTCACGCTGATCTCTTTTGACGGCCGCTACAAGGTAGTGCGCCAGATGCAAGAGAGCCTCGTGTTCGACGAACGCCTGATGGCTGCCAAGGCGCTCATTGATGAGTGCATCCAGCGCTGGAGCAAGGGCAGCAACGCGCACATCAAGGTGCTGGTCAACGACGCGTTCCAGGTCGATCAGGCCGGGAAAATCAGCACCGGCCGCGTGTTGGGTTTGCGCCGCCTGAAGATCGATGACGAGACGTGGCTGCGCGCCATGGCCGCCATCAGCGACAGCATGCAGGTTGCCAGCACCAAGCCCTACATCCGCTTCTACGAGCGCGATGCGCGCGGTGAGTACGTAGCGATCAACCTGGA